The following coding sequences are from one Scomber scombrus chromosome 20, fScoSco1.1, whole genome shotgun sequence window:
- the eef1a1l3 gene encoding elongation factor 1-alpha-like: MVKEKIHVNVVIIGHVDSGKSTTTGHLVYKCGGIDQRRLEKFEKASAQMGKSSFKFAWVLDKLKAERERGITIDISLLKFNTQKFSMTIIDAPGHRDFIKNMITGTSQADVALLVVSAAKGEFEAGVSRSGQTREHALLAYTLGVKQIIVCVNKMDVTEPPYSQKRFDEVVRGVSGFLKKIGYDPTSVPFVPISGWTGENMITATQKMPWFQGWKSRRREGNANGKTLLEVLDSIQPPVRTINKPLRLPLQDVYKIGGVGTVPVGKIETGVLKPGMTLMFSPAKLTAEVKSIEMHHQGLETALPGHNVGFNIKNVAVKNLRRGDVAGNAQQDPPSDVSSFEAQVIVLNHPGRIKTGYTPVLDCHTAHVTCRFAELREKLDRRTGKKLEDNPQILMSGDAATVKLVPIKPMCVESFFTYPPLGRFAVRDLKQTVAVGVIKSVEKDHGSKAPLKPQVCK, from the exons atggTAAAAGAGAAGATTCATGTTAACGTGGTGATTATCGGCCATGTGGACAGTGGAAAGTCAACCACCACCGGCCACCTGGTCTACAAATGTGGTGGCATTGATCAGAGAAGATTGGAGAAGTTTGAGAAGGCCTCAGCACAG atgGGGAAGAGTTCCTTCAAATTCGCCTGGGTGTTGGACAAGCTGAAAGCTGAGCGGGAGCGAGGCATCACCATTGACATTTCACTGCTGAAATTTAACACGCAGAAATTCTCCATGACTATAATTGATGCTCCGGGCCACCGTGActtcatcaaaaacatgataaCAGGGACCTCACAG GCTGATGTGGCCCTCCTGGTGGTCTCTGCAGCTAAAGGAGAGTTTGAGGCCGGCGTATCGAGGAGCGGTCAGACCAGAGAACACGCCTTGCTGGCTTACACTCTGGGTGTGAAGCAAATCATCGTCTGCGTGAACAAGATGGACGTGACCGAGCCGCCGTACAGCCAGAAACGCTTTGACGAAGTCGTCCGAGGCGTGAGCGGCTTCCTCAAGAAGATTGGCTACGACCCCACCAGCGTCCCTTTTGTTCCAATCTCTGGCTGGACTGgagaaaacatgatcactgcaACTCAGAAG ATGCCCTGGTTTCAAGGCTGGAAGTCCAGGCGAAGGGAAGGAAATGCAAATGGGAAAACTCTCCTGGAAGTCCTGGACTCCATTCAACCACCAGTGCGCACCATTAACAAGCCACTAAGGTTACCTCTGCAGGACGTCTACAAAATTGGAG gtgtTGGGACCGTGCCTGTGGGGAAGATCGAAACCGGCGTCCTGAAACCAGGTATGACCCTGATGTTCTCCCCCGCCAAGCTCACCGCTGAGGTGAAGTCCATTGAGATGCACCACCAGGGGCTGGAGACGGCTCTACCGGGACACAATGTTGGCTTCAACATTAAAAACGTGGCGGTGAAGAACCTGCGGCGAGGTGACGTCGCCGGAAACGCCCAGCAGGATCCCCCCTCTGATGTCAGCAGCTTCGAAGCTCAG GTGATCGTCCTGAACCATCCAGGGAGGATTAAAACCGGATACACCCCGGTCCTAGACTGCCACACCGCCCACGTCACCTGCCGCTTTGCAGAGCTGAGGGAGAAACTCGACCGCCGCACGGGCAAGAAACTGGAGGACAACCCGCAGATCCTGATGTCTGGAGACGCTGCTACAGTCAAACTGGTTCCCATCAAGCCCATGTGTGTGGAGAGCTTCTTCACATATCCTCCTTTAG gtCGCTTCGCAGTCCGAGACCTGAAGCAGACGGTCGCTGTGGGCGTCATCAAGTCAGTGGAGAAGGACCACGGGTCAAAAGCTCCACTCAAACCTCAAGTGTGTAAATAA